In Dyadobacter subterraneus, a single genomic region encodes these proteins:
- the rsmA gene encoding 16S rRNA (adenine(1518)-N(6)/adenine(1519)-N(6))-dimethyltransferase RsmA — MNYKNQNDSKVRAKKHLGQHFLKDMNIANKIVDGLSGHGGYSKVLEIGPGMGVLTQFLLQKSAYSTYVIEIDTESVAYLKKHYEELTPRIIEGDFLKYDTSEVFPEPFAIIGNFPYNISSQIFFKVLQNPDQVTEVVCMLQKEVAQRIASPPGNKDYGILSVLLQAFYDITYLVSVPPGAFDPPPKVQSGVIRLARNATKSLACDQKLFFRVVKTAFNQRRKTLRNALKPIGEMPEHLLLTKRAEQLSVADFVELTILAETVIKENQQKNNLSEESF; from the coding sequence ATAAATTATAAAAATCAGAACGATTCGAAAGTTCGTGCCAAGAAACATTTGGGACAACATTTCCTGAAAGACATGAATATCGCCAACAAAATTGTTGACGGTTTGAGTGGACATGGAGGGTATAGTAAAGTATTGGAAATAGGTCCCGGAATGGGTGTGTTGACGCAGTTTTTACTTCAAAAATCTGCATATTCAACTTATGTTATTGAGATTGATACAGAATCGGTCGCCTATTTGAAAAAACATTATGAGGAATTAACCCCTCGTATCATTGAAGGCGATTTTCTTAAATATGATACTTCGGAAGTATTTCCGGAGCCTTTTGCAATTATTGGAAATTTCCCGTACAATATTTCCTCCCAGATTTTCTTCAAGGTATTACAAAATCCTGATCAGGTGACGGAAGTAGTTTGTATGCTGCAAAAGGAAGTGGCGCAGCGTATTGCCTCTCCTCCGGGAAATAAAGATTATGGAATTCTGAGCGTTTTGTTGCAGGCTTTTTACGATATCACCTATCTGGTATCTGTTCCTCCCGGTGCTTTTGATCCACCTCCGAAAGTACAATCCGGTGTGATTCGTCTGGCCAGAAATGCGACAAAATCACTTGCCTGTGATCAGAAATTATTTTTCAGGGTAGTAAAAACTGCTTTCAATCAAAGAAGAAAAACACTTCGGAATGCCTTGAAACCCATTGGGGAAATGCCCGAACATCTGCTTTTGACAAAACGTGCTGAACAACTTAGCGTTGCCGATTTTGTAGAATTAACCATTCTCGCGGAAACTGTAATAAAAGAAAATCAGCAAAAAAATAACTTGTCGGAAGAATCGTTTTAG